One window of the Ramlibacter henchirensis genome contains the following:
- a CDS encoding FG-GAP repeat domain-containing protein yields the protein MTVPDRTAWAGLRALFVTLATSLSIAGAFAQSPTFARQDYPFIGHQVVADFNGDGFPDLAGQAYLVQAVAVRLNNNNGTFGTLVEYPVPDAAQAVAAGDFNGDGRLDLVVTHNDPNISVSLLAGRGDGTFTAPVSFPNTSGFDSPDVVATDVNNDGKLDVVIAHNAACFTAPCVIAETISVMLGNGDGTFEPYREIVVGRGTGPIAVGDFNRDGFKDLAIAGPNAQVFRLFGVGDGTFIQQPTLTLLADTGFVNGSDIDVADFNRDGIEDLVVAIASNGSRTAILIGNGDGTFRTPLILTDPNINIPQYQAVADYNGDGFLDLALSMGNGLQGLMNIRNGNGDGTFQAPVAFAMPGPLSSAGGAHIVAADLNGDGKPDVVLGQAGAFPGLLVLINSTGLPAPPRPEAPTLLSPAADATPGQPVSFDWTDVANATSYEIQVDDSSTFSAPFRANQTVGTSQVSIGGLPAQRLWWRVRARNSAGVFGPFSSARRFTPRAAATGPATLQAIALSPTSVVGGNTAQATATLTAAAPPGGSVVTLSSSNLSVATLPASATVAAGATSVTFTVNTVPVAAPTLATITAAFGGTTRSATLTVTPPPPPPPPLGPASLSVSPATVNGGASTVGTIFLSAGAPPGGLVVSLTSSNTAAATVPATTTIFLSSGTFPITTLPDATNRTTTITASANGVSRTATLTVLGTAAPPLLSGLTVNPTSVTGGTSAQGTVSLTSAAPAGGFAVSLSSNNAAAAVPASVTVAQGAASASFAIPTGAVTFPTPVTLTAGAAGVTRTASLTVAPAAQTATVTVTATGRSGERVLSNPAGINVSVGSSGSSSFTSGTALVLSVSNGRDAIWSGACSSGGNKTRTCTFTVNGSASVGANVQ from the coding sequence ATGACTGTCCCCGATCGCACCGCCTGGGCGGGCCTGCGCGCGCTGTTCGTCACCCTGGCCACGTCGCTGTCGATCGCCGGCGCCTTCGCCCAATCGCCGACTTTCGCAAGACAGGACTACCCCTTCATCGGGCACCAGGTCGTCGCGGACTTCAATGGCGACGGATTTCCTGACCTGGCGGGGCAAGCCTATCTGGTACAGGCCGTCGCGGTACGTTTGAACAACAACAACGGGACGTTCGGCACGCTGGTTGAATACCCCGTGCCCGATGCCGCCCAGGCCGTTGCGGCCGGTGACTTCAATGGCGACGGCAGGCTGGATCTCGTCGTCACCCACAACGACCCGAACATCAGTGTCTCCTTGCTTGCAGGCAGGGGGGACGGCACCTTCACCGCGCCGGTGAGCTTCCCGAACACCTCCGGCTTCGACTCGCCGGACGTCGTTGCAACGGACGTCAACAATGACGGCAAGCTCGACGTCGTCATCGCCCACAACGCCGCCTGCTTCACCGCGCCTTGCGTGATCGCGGAAACCATTTCCGTGATGCTGGGGAACGGCGACGGCACCTTCGAGCCTTACCGCGAGATCGTCGTCGGCCGGGGAACCGGCCCCATCGCCGTCGGCGACTTCAACCGCGACGGCTTCAAGGACCTGGCGATCGCCGGCCCCAATGCGCAGGTCTTCCGTCTTTTCGGAGTCGGCGACGGGACCTTCATCCAGCAACCGACATTGACGCTGCTCGCCGACACAGGCTTCGTCAACGGCAGCGACATCGATGTGGCCGACTTCAACCGCGACGGCATCGAGGACCTGGTGGTGGCCATCGCCAGCAATGGCAGCCGGACGGCCATCCTGATCGGCAACGGCGACGGCACTTTCCGCACACCCCTGATCCTCACGGATCCCAATATCAACATTCCCCAGTACCAGGCCGTCGCCGACTACAACGGCGACGGTTTCCTGGACCTGGCGCTCAGCATGGGAAACGGCCTCCAGGGCTTGATGAACATACGCAACGGCAATGGCGACGGCACGTTCCAGGCGCCGGTGGCCTTCGCCATGCCGGGCCCGCTGTCGAGTGCCGGTGGCGCCCACATCGTTGCAGCGGACCTCAACGGCGACGGCAAGCCGGACGTCGTGCTGGGCCAGGCAGGCGCCTTCCCAGGCTTGCTGGTCCTGATCAACTCCACGGGCCTCCCAGCTCCTCCGAGACCTGAGGCGCCGACGCTGCTCTCTCCGGCAGCCGACGCAACGCCGGGGCAACCGGTGAGTTTCGACTGGACCGACGTGGCCAATGCGACGAGCTACGAGATCCAGGTGGACGACAGCTCGACCTTCTCAGCGCCCTTCAGGGCGAACCAGACCGTCGGCACCTCCCAGGTGAGCATCGGCGGACTGCCCGCGCAACGCTTGTGGTGGCGTGTGCGGGCGCGCAATTCGGCCGGCGTGTTCGGCCCGTTCTCCAGTGCACGGCGCTTCACGCCGCGGGCGGCGGCGACAGGCCCGGCGACGCTCCAGGCGATCGCGCTCAGCCCGACGAGCGTCGTCGGCGGCAACACCGCGCAGGCAACCGCGACGCTGACGGCCGCTGCGCCCCCGGGCGGCTCGGTCGTGACGCTGTCAAGCAGCAACCTGAGCGTGGCCACGCTTCCTGCAAGCGCCACCGTGGCCGCCGGCGCCACCAGCGTCACTTTCACGGTCAACACGGTGCCGGTCGCCGCGCCGACCCTGGCGACCATCACCGCAGCCTTCGGCGGGACCACCCGCAGCGCAACGCTGACGGTGACGCCACCGCCGCCGCCTCCACCGCCGTTGGGACCGGCTTCCCTGTCCGTGTCCCCGGCGACGGTCAACGGCGGCGCCAGCACGGTCGGCACGATCTTCCTGTCGGCGGGGGCTCCCCCCGGCGGGCTGGTCGTCTCGCTCACGAGTTCGAACACCGCCGCGGCGACCGTCCCGGCAACGACGACCATCTTCCTGAGCAGCGGCACCTTCCCGATCACGACGCTGCCCGACGCGACGAACAGGACGACGACCATCACCGCCTCGGCGAACGGCGTCTCGCGGACGGCGACGCTCACCGTGCTCGGCACTGCTGCACCGCCCTTGCTCTCGGGGTTGACGGTCAACCCGACCAGCGTGACCGGCGGAACCTCCGCTCAAGGCACGGTCAGCCTGACGTCGGCGGCGCCCGCGGGCGGTTTCGCCGTGTCCCTGTCGAGCAACAACGCGGCGGCGGCGGTGCCGGCCAGCGTGACTGTGGCGCAGGGGGCGGCGAGCGCAAGCTTCGCGATCCCGACCGGCGCCGTGACGTTCCCGACACCGGTGACGCTCACGGCGGGCGCAGCGGGGGTGACGCGAACCGCGTCCCTGACGGTGGCGCCTGCGGCTCAAACAGCCACGGTGACGGTGACGGCGACGGGCCGCAGCGGTGAACGGGTCCTGTCGAATCCGGCCGGCATCAACGTCAGCGTCGGCAGCAGCGGTTCGTCCTCCTTCACCTCGGGAACCGCGCTCGTGCTGAGCGTCTCGAATGGCCGCGACGCGATCTGGTCCGGAGCGTGTTCCAGCGGCGGCAACAAGACCAGGACGTGTACGTTCACGGTCAATGGCAGTGCGTCTGTGGGTGCCA
- a CDS encoding YbhB/YbcL family Raf kinase inhibitor-like protein — MLEKLPEALGHALRDRRAGLDKLVFNTCGMRSGLGMLKVTSLAFADHAPIPERYTADGEGLSPPIDWTGVPESAHSLVLIVEDADAPTSDPLVHAIVVDIPPQDASMHEGALKSPGHAGEDDLHAGRNSYFMAGWIPPDPPRGHGQHRYAFQLFALAEGRRFSGKPTRGEVLKAIQERGIAGGMLVGTYTRPDGSIEAGQGAPAVRSRIAN, encoded by the coding sequence ATGCTGGAAAAACTGCCCGAAGCCCTCGGCCACGCGCTGCGCGACCGCCGGGCCGGCCTGGACAAGCTCGTCTTCAACACCTGCGGCATGCGGTCCGGCCTGGGGATGCTCAAGGTGACCAGCCTGGCCTTTGCCGACCATGCGCCGATCCCCGAGCGCTATACCGCCGACGGCGAAGGCCTGTCGCCGCCGATCGACTGGACCGGCGTGCCCGAAAGCGCCCACAGCCTGGTGCTCATCGTCGAGGACGCCGATGCGCCGACCTCCGATCCGCTGGTGCACGCCATCGTGGTCGACATCCCGCCGCAGGACGCATCGATGCACGAAGGCGCGCTCAAGAGCCCGGGGCATGCGGGCGAGGACGACTTGCACGCGGGCCGCAACTCCTACTTCATGGCGGGCTGGATCCCGCCCGATCCGCCGCGCGGCCATGGCCAGCATCGCTACGCCTTCCAGTTGTTCGCGCTCGCCGAGGGCAGGCGATTCAGCGGCAAGCCCACCCGCGGCGAAGTGCTCAAGGCGATCCAGGAACGCGGCATCGCCGGGGGCATGCTGGTGGGAACGTACACGCGGCCCGATGGCAGCATCGAGGCGGGGCAGGGTGCACCTGCTGTGCGGTCGCGCATCGCGAATTGA
- a CDS encoding error-prone DNA polymerase, producing MPETAFKPKPVLDEERLPPVLGGGPDVLPRYVELHCLSNFSFQRGASHPQELVRRAYDLGYEALAITDECSVAGVVRAWSGLRDYLEFIQRLEEAYPGQVRKRPFRLLYGAEFDFGDGRLVAIACDLQGWGGLCEFITAARMTAPKGSYSVGWDTSDLSLLKGCEVLFVPQRRPGQALDPQALQQRLTSLKHLYGGSFWLAVNLPHLLDDDLWLAGLRTAGEGAGVPLVATGDVHMHARSRKRLQDVITAVRLGKAVADCGLSLQGNAERHLRQRKRLAELYPRELLDHTWQLADRCRFELEEIRYDYPLETVPPRRTPMEQLVHLTYEGARDRYPDGIPQRVQDLLDKELPLIERCRYEMFFLTVHDIVKFAESRGILCQGRGSAANSVVCFCLGITAMDPMLSKPLLERFISDDRRNEPPDIDVDFEHERREEVIQYIYGKYGRERAAIAAVVISYRMRSAIRDVGKALGVDDKLVDAFAKDHFWFDHELATHKLRELAVHCGVNLPERQAALWLELTQQLMGFPRHLSQHVGGFVLTQTRLTRLVPVENASMKDRSVIQWDKDDLEDMGLMKVDVLALGMLTAIRRCIDLVAQRRGQAFTRYDIPDEDPATYEMVRRADTVGVFQIESRAQMSMLPRLKPTTFYDLVVEVAIVRPGPITGGMVHPYLKARERRERGEEIVYERSKYDVGEPRLKKALERTLGIPIFQEQVMEISMVCAGFSATEADSLRRAMAAWKRKGGVDRFEARLKGGMKANGYSDEFAHRIYEQVKGFGDYGFPESHAYSFALLAYKSSWLKCHEPACFLAAMLNSQPMGFYGPSQLIQDAQRHGVQVLPPDVSSSDWDSKLEGDMAAPAIRLGLRLVGGLREEAARRIPAARQGAPFEGTEDLALRAGLDVQDLAALAAGDALRSLAGHRRQQVWEAAAQRRAPELLQNAPVREEPLALPAAHEGEEIVFDYASMGLTLRRHPLALLRPKLSRLRYRTAEQLGQLPDGRRASACGMVTVRQQPATAGGTIFVTLEDETGPVNVIVWRSVREQQREPLLHARLLAVHGTWQRDEASGGRVCHLIAERLEDLTPMLGRLGRGTESRDFH from the coding sequence ATGCCTGAGACCGCGTTCAAGCCCAAGCCGGTGCTCGACGAGGAGCGGCTGCCGCCCGTGCTGGGCGGCGGCCCCGACGTGCTGCCGCGGTACGTGGAGCTGCATTGCCTGTCGAACTTCAGCTTCCAGCGCGGCGCCTCGCATCCGCAGGAGCTGGTGCGGCGCGCCTACGACCTGGGCTACGAGGCGCTGGCGATCACCGACGAATGCTCGGTGGCCGGCGTCGTGCGCGCCTGGTCGGGGCTGCGCGACTACCTCGAGTTCATCCAGCGGCTGGAAGAGGCGTATCCGGGCCAGGTGCGCAAGCGGCCGTTTCGCCTGCTGTACGGCGCCGAGTTCGATTTCGGCGACGGCCGCCTGGTCGCGATCGCGTGCGACCTGCAGGGCTGGGGCGGGCTGTGCGAGTTCATCACCGCGGCGCGCATGACCGCGCCCAAGGGCAGCTACAGCGTGGGCTGGGACACGAGCGACCTCAGCCTGCTGAAAGGCTGCGAGGTGCTGTTCGTGCCGCAGCGCCGGCCCGGGCAGGCGCTGGACCCGCAAGCCTTGCAGCAGCGGCTCACGTCGCTCAAGCACCTGTACGGCGGCAGCTTCTGGCTCGCGGTGAACCTGCCGCACCTGCTGGATGACGATCTCTGGCTGGCCGGCCTGCGCACAGCGGGCGAGGGCGCGGGCGTGCCGCTCGTGGCCACCGGCGACGTGCACATGCATGCGCGCTCGCGCAAGCGCCTGCAGGACGTGATCACCGCCGTGCGGCTCGGCAAAGCGGTTGCCGACTGCGGTCTCTCGCTTCAAGGCAACGCGGAGCGCCACCTGCGCCAGCGCAAGCGCCTCGCGGAGCTGTACCCGCGCGAGCTGCTGGACCATACCTGGCAGCTGGCGGATCGCTGCCGCTTCGAGCTGGAGGAGATCCGCTACGACTACCCACTCGAGACGGTGCCGCCCCGCCGGACGCCGATGGAGCAACTGGTGCACCTGACGTACGAAGGTGCGCGCGACCGCTACCCGGACGGCATCCCGCAGCGCGTGCAGGACCTGCTGGACAAGGAGCTGCCGCTGATCGAGCGCTGCCGCTACGAGATGTTCTTCCTCACGGTGCACGACATCGTGAAGTTCGCCGAATCGAGGGGCATCCTGTGCCAGGGCCGCGGCTCGGCCGCGAATTCGGTCGTGTGCTTCTGCCTGGGCATCACGGCCATGGACCCGATGCTGTCCAAGCCGCTGCTGGAGCGCTTCATCAGCGACGACCGCAGGAACGAGCCGCCCGACATCGACGTGGACTTCGAACACGAGCGGCGCGAGGAGGTGATCCAGTACATCTACGGCAAGTACGGCCGCGAGCGCGCCGCCATCGCCGCCGTGGTCATCAGCTACCGCATGCGCAGCGCGATCCGCGACGTCGGCAAGGCGCTGGGCGTGGACGACAAGCTGGTCGACGCCTTCGCCAAGGACCATTTCTGGTTCGACCACGAACTGGCCACGCACAAGCTGCGCGAGCTGGCGGTGCACTGCGGCGTGAACCTGCCCGAGCGCCAGGCCGCGCTCTGGCTGGAACTGACGCAGCAGCTCATGGGCTTTCCGCGCCACCTGTCGCAGCACGTGGGCGGCTTCGTGCTCACGCAGACGCGGCTTACGCGGCTGGTGCCGGTGGAGAACGCCAGCATGAAGGACCGATCGGTCATCCAGTGGGACAAGGACGACCTGGAGGACATGGGCCTGATGAAGGTGGACGTGCTGGCGCTGGGCATGCTCACCGCGATCCGCCGCTGCATCGACCTGGTGGCGCAGCGGCGCGGCCAAGCGTTCACCCGCTACGACATCCCCGACGAGGACCCGGCCACCTACGAGATGGTGCGGCGCGCCGACACGGTGGGCGTGTTCCAGATCGAGAGCCGCGCGCAGATGTCGATGCTGCCGCGGCTCAAACCCACGACGTTCTACGACCTGGTGGTCGAGGTCGCCATCGTGCGTCCCGGCCCCATCACTGGGGGCATGGTCCATCCCTACCTGAAGGCGCGCGAACGCCGGGAACGCGGCGAGGAGATCGTCTACGAGCGCTCGAAGTACGACGTCGGGGAGCCGCGCCTGAAGAAGGCGCTGGAGCGCACGCTGGGCATCCCGATCTTCCAGGAGCAGGTGATGGAGATCTCCATGGTCTGCGCCGGCTTCTCGGCCACCGAGGCCGATTCGCTGCGCCGCGCGATGGCGGCGTGGAAGCGCAAGGGCGGCGTGGACCGGTTCGAGGCGCGCCTGAAGGGCGGCATGAAGGCCAACGGCTACAGCGACGAATTCGCGCACCGCATCTACGAGCAGGTGAAGGGCTTCGGCGACTACGGCTTCCCCGAGAGCCACGCCTACAGCTTCGCCCTACTGGCGTACAAGAGCAGCTGGCTCAAGTGCCATGAGCCGGCCTGCTTCCTGGCCGCGATGCTCAACTCGCAGCCCATGGGCTTCTACGGACCGTCGCAGCTGATCCAGGATGCGCAGCGCCACGGCGTGCAGGTGCTGCCGCCCGACGTTTCGTCCAGCGACTGGGACAGCAAGCTCGAAGGCGACATGGCCGCGCCCGCGATCCGGCTCGGCCTGCGCCTGGTCGGCGGCCTGCGCGAAGAAGCCGCGCGCCGCATCCCGGCGGCGCGCCAAGGTGCGCCTTTCGAGGGCACCGAGGACCTCGCGCTGCGCGCGGGCCTGGACGTACAGGACCTCGCCGCGCTGGCTGCGGGCGATGCGCTGCGCTCGCTGGCCGGCCACCGGCGCCAGCAGGTGTGGGAAGCCGCGGCCCAGCGCCGCGCGCCCGAACTGCTGCAGAACGCGCCGGTCCGCGAAGAGCCTCTCGCGCTGCCCGCGGCGCATGAAGGGGAGGAGATCGTCTTCGACTACGCGTCGATGGGGCTCACGCTGCGGCGGCATCCGCTGGCACTGCTGCGCCCCAAGCTGTCGCGCCTGCGGTACCGCACCGCAGAACAGCTGGGCCAGCTGCCCGATGGCCGGCGCGCATCGGCCTGCGGCATGGTCACCGTGCGCCAGCAGCCCGCCACCGCGGGCGGCACCATCTTCGTGACGCTGGAGGACGAGACCGGGCCGGTCAACGTGATCGTGTGGCGCAGCGTGCGCGAGCAGCAGCGCGAGCCACTGCTGCATGCCCGCCTGCTCGCGGTGCACGGCACCTGGCAGCGCGACGAGGCGAGCGGCGGCCGCGTGTGCCACCTGATCGCCGAGCGGCTGGAGGACCTCACGCCGATGCTGGGTCGGCTGGGGCGCGGCACGGAAAGCCGCGATTTCCATTGA
- a CDS encoding DNA polymerase Y family protein — MYWIALSPKLEDERLPWTWWSLRFTPRVAWVEGELLLEVSSSLRLFGGRRELLKLLLSQDDLGPVQWAVGPTSLVALALLRCKQRSLTVPKQLPGDLPLDLLGAAQPHVALLERTGIRTWGQLRALPRGGLSRRFGAGLLAALDAAYGERPEQYAWEVLPEAFDLNVELASLATAAPELMLAAEHLLRRLQQWLQARNRGVLALELEWTLDLRRLNGVRLPPKEQLQVRTAQPTQEMAHLRRLVREHLDRATLAAPANHLRLRSLDTVPWAGATTSLLPQDRVEGERLHQLVERLSVRLGEDCVLVPQAHEDHRPEAKQEWVAARNHAPTLSADADALYPTWLLPRPVKLKMKGETPCFGGPLRRLARMYRVETCWWDEAGPALRDYFIARSPQAGLVWIYRERPPNLAQDLALSGQFDWYLQGLYA; from the coding sequence ATGTACTGGATCGCCTTGTCACCGAAGCTTGAAGACGAACGCCTGCCCTGGACCTGGTGGTCGCTGCGCTTCACGCCGCGCGTCGCGTGGGTCGAAGGAGAGCTGCTGCTGGAGGTGTCGTCCAGCCTGCGCCTGTTCGGCGGCCGCAGGGAGCTGCTGAAGCTGCTGCTGTCGCAGGACGACCTCGGCCCGGTGCAGTGGGCGGTGGGGCCTACCTCGCTCGTCGCGCTGGCGCTGCTGCGCTGCAAGCAGCGCTCGCTCACGGTCCCGAAGCAGTTGCCGGGCGATCTGCCGCTGGACCTGCTCGGCGCCGCGCAGCCGCACGTCGCGCTGCTCGAGCGCACCGGCATCCGCACCTGGGGCCAGTTGCGCGCGCTGCCCCGCGGCGGCCTGTCGCGGCGCTTCGGGGCCGGACTGCTCGCGGCGCTCGATGCCGCGTACGGCGAACGCCCCGAGCAATATGCCTGGGAAGTGCTGCCCGAAGCGTTCGACCTCAACGTGGAACTGGCCAGCCTCGCGACCGCGGCGCCCGAACTGATGCTCGCCGCCGAGCACCTGCTGCGCCGGCTGCAGCAATGGCTGCAGGCGCGCAACCGCGGCGTGCTGGCGCTGGAGCTGGAATGGACGCTGGACCTGCGCCGCCTCAATGGCGTGCGGCTGCCGCCCAAGGAACAGCTGCAGGTGCGCACCGCGCAGCCGACGCAGGAGATGGCGCACCTGCGCCGCCTGGTGCGTGAGCACCTGGATCGCGCCACGCTGGCGGCCCCCGCCAACCACCTGCGGCTTCGCTCGCTCGACACCGTGCCCTGGGCCGGCGCCACCACGTCCCTGCTGCCGCAGGACCGCGTCGAAGGCGAGCGGCTGCACCAGCTGGTCGAGCGACTCTCGGTGCGGCTGGGCGAGGATTGCGTGCTCGTGCCGCAGGCGCACGAAGACCACCGGCCCGAGGCCAAGCAGGAGTGGGTGGCCGCGCGCAATCATGCCCCCACGCTGTCGGCCGATGCCGACGCGCTCTATCCGACCTGGCTGCTGCCCCGGCCGGTGAAGCTGAAGATGAAGGGCGAGACGCCATGCTTCGGCGGGCCGCTGCGCCGCCTGGCGCGGATGTACCGCGTGGAAACCTGCTGGTGGGATGAAGCCGGCCCGGCGCTGCGCGACTACTTCATCGCGCGCAGCCCGCAGGCCGGCCTGGTGTGGATCTACCGCGAGCGGCCGCCCAACCTGGCGCAGGACCTCGCGTTGTCGGGCCAGTTCGACTGGTACCTGCAGGGCCTGTATGCCTGA
- the imuA gene encoding translesion DNA synthesis-associated protein ImuA, which yields MAVPHVWRVPDLAHEESVLASGHAALDRQLPGGGWPVGSLVELIQARPEAHVWQLVLPALARATSDKAGPVVLVGAPHPPFGPALAAQGLAADRLLWIRTDRAAARLWACEQALRCADVVGLIAWLPQARPQELRRLHLAARQHRKLLFVLRGLPVLQQASPAPLRLVLEGVEELQVRIVKRKGPPLEQPLRLPAMPARLEALLASRRRSVEAPVPVVERRSHVLDRLVTEA from the coding sequence TTGGCCGTCCCCCACGTCTGGCGCGTGCCCGACCTCGCCCACGAGGAGAGCGTGCTCGCGAGCGGCCATGCCGCGCTCGACAGGCAGCTGCCCGGCGGCGGCTGGCCCGTCGGCAGCCTGGTCGAGCTGATCCAGGCGCGGCCCGAGGCCCACGTCTGGCAGCTCGTGCTGCCCGCGCTGGCCCGGGCCACGAGCGACAAGGCCGGGCCCGTCGTGCTGGTCGGCGCGCCGCATCCGCCGTTCGGCCCCGCGCTGGCGGCGCAGGGCCTGGCGGCCGACCGCCTGCTGTGGATCCGCACCGACCGCGCTGCCGCGCGCCTGTGGGCGTGCGAGCAGGCGCTGCGCTGCGCCGATGTCGTGGGCCTGATCGCCTGGCTGCCGCAGGCGCGCCCGCAGGAGCTGCGGCGGCTGCACCTGGCCGCGCGCCAGCACCGCAAGCTGCTGTTCGTGCTGCGCGGCCTGCCGGTGCTGCAGCAGGCCAGCCCGGCGCCGCTGCGGCTGGTGCTGGAAGGGGTGGAGGAGCTGCAGGTGCGCATCGTCAAGCGCAAGGGCCCGCCGCTCGAGCAGCCGCTGCGCCTGCCCGCCATGCCGGCCCGCCTCGAAGCCTTGCTCGCGTCGCGCCGCCGCAGCGTGGAGGCGCCCGTTCCCGTCGTCGAAAGGAGATCGCATGTACTGGATCGCCTTGTCACCGAAGCTTGA
- a CDS encoding ABC transporter ATP-binding protein, with protein sequence MFRRFERLLHPYPEAEPALPPKGFVSFVWACTAGLRGYIGWLALLSAAISTYEALLFWMLGRILDWLPAVEPARLWTLHGPVLEVLAIVLLASIVLIALQTIVKHQTLAINFPLRLRWNFHRLMLGQSMAFYSDEFAGRVTTKVMQTALAVREMVFTTTEVIIGIGVYFLTIVLLAAGFDQRLMLPFLLWLAAYGVSVWYFVPRLGRIGKAQADARAMMTGRITDAYTNISTVKLFSHTHREAGFARQAMQEFRTTGYRQMRMVSAFEIVNHALVVLLILGATGYALLLWSRGQVGPGAVAAVSAMALRISGMSHWIMWEMASLFENVGTVQDGMGTLTRPRAVVDRPDAAVLQVPRGEVKFEAVRFGYGKPTPVIDDFHLTVRPGEKIGLIGRSGAGKSTLVNLLLRFYDVDGGRILIDGQDISRVTQDSLRSHIGMVTQDTSLLHRSVRDNILYGRPGASEEEMVQAARRAEAHDFVLGLSDLHGRRAYDAHVGERGVKLSGGQRQRIAIARVMLKDAPILLLDEATSALDSEVEAAIQASLNQLMRGKTVIAIAHRLSTIMAMDRLIVMDQGRIVEEGDHRSLLAQGGLYAKLWAHQSGGFLGES encoded by the coding sequence TTGTTCCGCCGCTTCGAAAGACTCCTCCACCCGTACCCCGAAGCCGAGCCGGCGCTGCCGCCCAAGGGCTTCGTTTCCTTCGTCTGGGCCTGCACCGCCGGGCTGCGCGGCTACATCGGCTGGCTGGCGCTGCTGAGCGCTGCCATCTCGACGTACGAGGCCCTGCTGTTCTGGATGCTGGGGCGGATCCTCGACTGGCTGCCGGCCGTGGAGCCCGCGCGGCTGTGGACGCTGCATGGGCCGGTGCTCGAGGTGCTGGCAATCGTGCTGCTGGCCAGCATCGTGCTGATCGCGCTGCAGACCATCGTCAAGCACCAGACGCTGGCCATCAATTTCCCGCTGCGCCTGCGCTGGAACTTCCACCGGCTGATGCTGGGCCAGAGCATGGCCTTCTACTCCGACGAATTCGCCGGCCGCGTGACCACCAAGGTGATGCAGACGGCGCTGGCGGTGCGCGAGATGGTGTTCACCACCACCGAGGTGATCATCGGCATCGGGGTGTACTTCCTCACCATCGTGCTGCTGGCGGCCGGCTTCGACCAGCGGCTGATGCTGCCCTTCCTGCTCTGGCTGGCCGCCTACGGCGTCTCCGTCTGGTACTTCGTGCCGCGCCTGGGCCGCATCGGCAAGGCCCAGGCCGATGCGCGGGCGATGATGACCGGCCGCATCACCGACGCGTACACCAACATCTCCACGGTCAAGCTGTTCTCGCACACGCACCGCGAAGCGGGTTTCGCGCGGCAGGCGATGCAGGAGTTCCGCACCACGGGCTACCGCCAGATGCGGATGGTGAGCGCGTTCGAGATCGTCAACCACGCGCTCGTCGTCCTGCTCATCCTCGGCGCCACCGGCTACGCGCTGCTGCTGTGGTCGCGCGGCCAGGTCGGCCCCGGCGCGGTGGCCGCGGTCAGCGCGATGGCGCTGCGCATCAGCGGCATGTCGCACTGGATCATGTGGGAGATGGCGTCGCTGTTCGAGAACGTCGGCACGGTGCAGGACGGCATGGGCACCCTGACGCGGCCGCGGGCCGTGGTGGACCGGCCCGATGCCGCCGTGCTGCAGGTGCCGCGCGGCGAAGTGAAGTTCGAGGCGGTCCGCTTCGGCTACGGCAAGCCGACGCCGGTCATCGACGACTTCCACCTGACGGTGCGGCCGGGCGAGAAGATCGGCCTGATCGGCCGCTCGGGCGCAGGCAAGTCCACGCTGGTCAACCTGCTGCTGCGCTTCTACGACGTGGACGGCGGCCGAATCCTGATCGACGGGCAGGACATCTCGCGTGTCACGCAGGACAGCCTGCGCAGTCACATCGGCATGGTTACGCAGGACACGTCGCTGCTGCACCGCTCGGTGCGCGACAACATCCTCTATGGCCGCCCCGGCGCGTCGGAAGAAGAGATGGTGCAGGCCGCGCGGCGCGCCGAGGCGCACGACTTCGTCCTGGGACTGTCGGACCTGCACGGCCGCCGCGCGTACGACGCGCACGTGGGCGAACGCGGCGTCAAGCTCTCGGGCGGCCAGCGCCAGCGCATCGCGATCGCGCGCGTGATGCTCAAGGACGCGCCCATCCTGCTGCTGGACGAGGCCACCAGCGCGCTGGATTCCGAAGTCGAAGCCGCCATCCAGGCCAGCCTGAACCAGCTGATGCGGGGCAAGACCGTGATTGCGATCGCGCACCGGCTCTCGACCATCATGGCGATGGACCGGCTGATCGTGATGGACCAGGGCCGCATCGTCGAGGAGGGCGACCACCGCAGCCTGCTGGCGCAGGGCGGGCTGTACGCCAAGCTGTGGGCCCACCAGAGCGGAGGGTTCCTCGGCGAATCTTAA
- a CDS encoding helix-turn-helix domain-containing protein yields the protein MPATAPPLTHDPADQLARLGERLRLHRKRQGISATAAAESAGMSRVTLHRIERGEPSVTMGAWVSIATALGLQLDLRDPGASREAPALPDRIRLADYPQLQKLAWQLQGVEDVSPQEALSIYERNWRHVDGNTLTMKEIALVHALATALGGGRLLV from the coding sequence ATGCCCGCCACCGCCCCGCCCCTTACGCATGACCCAGCCGATCAGCTGGCACGGCTGGGCGAGCGGCTGCGGCTGCACCGCAAGCGGCAGGGGATTTCCGCCACCGCGGCGGCCGAATCGGCCGGGATGTCGCGCGTGACGTTGCACCGCATCGAACGTGGCGAACCCAGCGTGACCATGGGGGCGTGGGTCAGCATCGCCACCGCACTGGGTCTCCAGCTCGACCTTCGCGATCCGGGCGCGTCTCGGGAGGCGCCTGCACTGCCCGACCGCATCCGACTCGCGGACTACCCCCAGTTGCAGAAACTCGCCTGGCAGCTGCAGGGCGTCGAGGATGTCAGCCCGCAGGAAGCCCTCTCGATCTACGAGCGCAACTGGCGGCACGTGGACGGCAACACGCTGACGATGAAGGAAATCGCGCTCGTCCACGCGCTGGCCACCGCGCTGGGTGGAGGACGGCTGCTTGTTTGA